A genomic window from Anticarsia gemmatalis isolate Benzon Research Colony breed Stoneville strain chromosome 24, ilAntGemm2 primary, whole genome shotgun sequence includes:
- the LOC142983605 gene encoding hyphancin-3F-like, producing the protein MNFSRVLFFVFACFVASATVSAAPEPRWKVFKKIEKMGRNIRDGIVKAGPAIVVLGQAKALGK; encoded by the exons atgaatttctcACGAGTATTGTTCTTCGTGTTCGCTTGTTTTGTCGCTTCGGCGACAGTGTCGGCGGCGCCTGAGCCTAGGTGGAAGGTCTTCAAGAAGATT gaAAAAATGGGCCGTAACATCCGTGATGGGATCGTTAAGGCAGGACCAGCCATTGTTGTCCTGGGACAAGCGAAAGCCTTAGGAAAATAG
- the LOC142983607 gene encoding hyphancin-3D, translating to MNFSRILFFVFACFVALASVSAAPEPRWKIFKKIERVGQNIRDGIIKAGPAVQVLGEAKAIGK from the exons atgaATTTCTcaaggattttgtttttcgttttcgCTTGTTTCGTCGCTTTGGCGAGTGTGTCGGCAGCGCCTGAGCCTAGATGGAAAATCTTCAAGAAAATT gaaCGAGTTGGCCAGAACATTCGTGATGGTATCATTAAAGCGGGGCCTGCAGTTCAAGTCCTGGGCGAGGCAAAGGCGataggaaaataa
- the LOC142983484 gene encoding hyphancin-3F translates to MNFSRVLFFVFACFVALATVSAAPEPRWKVFKKIEKVGRNVRDGIIKAGPAIGVLGQAKALGK, encoded by the exons atgaatttctcACGAGTATTGTTCTTCGTGTTCGCTTGTTTTGTCGCTTTGGCGACAGTGTCGGCGGCGCCTGAACCGAGGTGGAAGGTCTTCAAGAAAATT GAGAAAGTCGGTCGCAACGTCCGCGACGGTATCATCAAAGCTGGTCCAGCCATAGGAGTCCTGGGACAAGCCAAAGCCTTAGGAAAATAA
- the LOC142983606 gene encoding hyphancin-3F-like — protein MNFSRVLFFVFACFVALAVVSAAPEPRWKVFKKIEKVGRNVRDGIIKAGPAIGVLGQAKALGK, from the exons atgaaTTTCTCACGAGTTTTGTTCTTCGTGTTCGCTTGCTTTGTCGCTTTGGCGGTAGTGTCGGCGGCGCCAGAGCCTAGGTGGAAGGTCTTCAAGAAAATT gAGAAGGTCGGACGCAACGTCCGCGATGGTATCATCAAAGCTGGTCCAGCCATCGGAGTCCTGGGACAAGCCAAAGCCTTAGGAAAATAA